The DNA region GAAGCCCCCGGAGAGGACCAGGTTGATGGCCCTCACCATCAGCTCCCGGTAGCCCCTCATGGCCCCCTCCAGGTTCCGCCTGGAGGGGGCGAAGGGGGGCGGATCCATTATAACTAAATTAAACTTCTCCCCTCGCTGGTCGAGCCCCTTGAGCAGGTCGAAGGCGTTGCCCTCCAGGAGGGTCACCCTCTCCTGGAGTCCCAGGCCGCGGGCGGACCAGAGGGCGTTGGAGAGGGCCAGGGGGGACTGCTCCACCAGCACCGCCTCCCGGGCCCCCAGGGCGAGCAGGTTCAGCGACAGGTGGCCCTGGTAGGAGAAGGCGTCCAGCACCCTAGCCCCCTCCAGGGGCAGGCGGGACAGGTCCTCCGCCCAGTCCCGGGTGTCCAGGTAGAGACCGGTCTTCTGGCCCTTCAGGACCGGCACCCGCTGGGGGACCCGCCCCAGGGGGACCGTCAGGTCCTGGTCCAGGGAGCCGATGAGGACCCGCACGTCCTCCTGGAGGCCCTCCTTGGGCAGGTGCTTCCCGGTGTTCTTCAGCACCACGGACCGGATGGAGGGCACCGCCTCCAGGAGGCACCGGACGAAGAGGTCCAGGTTCCTGATCCACCCCAGGTGGGACAGCTGGAGCACCGCGGTGGATCCGTAGAGGTCCACCACCGCGGCGGGCAATCCGT from Thermanaerovibrio acidaminovorans DSM 6589 includes:
- a CDS encoding class I SAM-dependent rRNA methyltransferase, yielding MSHLPKVHLKPSASEGIARRHPWIYRGAVAHSQGEMGDLVEVLLDRRPVAFGLLGPSDIAVRILGFGPAEDLGAVLSRRLASAASWRIPMARSRGVQAFRLVHGESDGLPAAVVDLYGSTAVLQLSHLGWIRNLDLFVRCLLEAVPSIRSVVLKNTGKHLPKEGLQEDVRVLIGSLDQDLTVPLGRVPQRVPVLKGQKTGLYLDTRDWAEDLSRLPLEGARVLDAFSYQGHLSLNLLALGAREAVLVEQSPLALSNALWSARGLGLQERVTLLEGNAFDLLKGLDQRGEKFNLVIMDPPPFAPSRRNLEGAMRGYRELMVRAINLVLSGGFVLFGSCSHAVSHDALLELALKGALDRSAQVRVIHRPAQPWDHPVSPQVPQGEYLKGILMEVDK